A stretch of the Haloarcula ordinaria genome encodes the following:
- a CDS encoding pyridoxal phosphate-dependent aminotransferase: MDYETPQFFRVIQYARRADRDVVDMVSGNPDWDPPEGLREGLREYADADVDSFQYPPSVGLRPLREEIATRRNVDVGRVVVTNGAGEANHLAMSGGLERFSGSEIILTDPVYPYYAGRVNFLGADMTLVPVDSDGPLCPAVLREAASDETAVIVVNSPNNPTGAVYDEDAMAEFAGVAEENDALLVSDEVYDHFDYSGRFSSALEQDSPNVVATNSFSKSMAITGFRVGYAVFPSEDGPHGELLDRARTRHMLTNVTGSRPAQYAVQRALETTSPDYYAEARERLESRIDTFCAALAESGAEYDRPEGGFYVMARFPEFPGTFENVYELVDEAGVAGMPGEAFGESRADWIRFALVTPRVEEAATRLVEHFG, translated from the coding sequence ATGGACTACGAGACGCCCCAGTTCTTCCGGGTGATACAGTACGCCCGGCGGGCCGACCGGGACGTCGTCGATATGGTCTCCGGGAACCCGGACTGGGACCCACCCGAGGGGCTCCGCGAGGGACTCCGCGAGTACGCCGACGCCGACGTCGATTCGTTCCAGTACCCGCCGAGTGTCGGGCTCCGACCGCTGCGTGAGGAAATCGCCACCCGCCGGAACGTCGACGTAGGCCGCGTGGTGGTGACCAACGGAGCGGGCGAGGCCAACCACCTCGCGATGAGCGGCGGGCTCGAACGGTTCTCCGGGTCCGAGATTATCCTGACCGACCCCGTCTACCCCTACTACGCTGGCCGTGTGAACTTCCTCGGCGCGGACATGACGCTCGTTCCCGTGGACAGCGACGGACCCCTCTGCCCCGCCGTGCTCCGCGAGGCCGCCAGCGACGAGACGGCCGTCATCGTCGTCAACTCGCCGAACAACCCCACCGGCGCGGTGTACGACGAGGACGCGATGGCCGAGTTCGCCGGCGTCGCCGAGGAGAACGACGCCCTGCTGGTCAGCGACGAAGTGTACGACCACTTCGACTACTCGGGCCGGTTCAGCTCGGCGCTGGAGCAGGACTCGCCGAACGTCGTCGCGACCAACTCGTTCTCGAAGTCGATGGCTATCACCGGCTTCCGGGTCGGCTATGCCGTCTTCCCGTCGGAGGACGGTCCGCACGGCGAACTGCTCGACCGGGCGCGGACCCGGCACATGCTGACGAACGTCACCGGAAGCCGGCCCGCGCAGTACGCCGTTCAGCGGGCGCTCGAGACGACGTCGCCCGACTACTACGCCGAGGCCCGCGAGCGGCTCGAATCGCGCATCGACACCTTCTGTGCGGCGTTGGCCGAATCCGGGGCGGAGTACGACCGCCCCGAGGGCGGCTTCTACGTCATGGCCAGGTTCCCGGAGTTCCCCGGCACGTTCGAGAACGTCTACGAACTCGTCGACGAAGCCGGCGTCGCGGGGATGCCCGGCGAGGCGTTCGGCGAGTCGCGGGCCGACTGGATTCGCTTCGCGCTGGTGACGCCGCGGGTCGAGGAGGCGGCGACGCGGCTGGTCGAGCACTTCGGGTGA
- a CDS encoding metal-dependent hydrolase, producing MNKRGHVLNAVLLSIGLGYVLDPSGDVTTFATIAEVFLPVVLGALFPDVDTAFGKHRKTLHNLPVLVIFLAHPIYHAGNLQWVWLGVLTHYVLDYLGSRRGIALFYPLSDREYGFPSGVTTSDKRAELVTVAITVVELGAIALLVHVLPQYLPPEVTQLLAENTALIA from the coding sequence ATGAACAAACGTGGGCACGTGCTGAACGCGGTGTTGCTGAGTATCGGCCTCGGTTACGTCCTGGACCCATCCGGCGACGTCACGACGTTCGCGACCATCGCTGAGGTGTTCCTCCCGGTGGTGCTCGGCGCGCTCTTCCCCGACGTGGACACGGCCTTCGGGAAACACCGGAAGACGCTCCACAACCTGCCGGTGCTCGTCATCTTCCTGGCCCATCCCATCTACCACGCCGGCAACCTCCAGTGGGTGTGGCTGGGCGTGCTGACACACTACGTCCTCGATTACCTTGGCTCGCGGCGCGGCATCGCCCTGTTCTACCCGCTCTCCGACCGGGAGTACGGGTTCCCCTCCGGCGTCACGACGTCAGACAAGCGGGCCGAGCTCGTCACGGTCGCTATCACGGTGGTCGAGCTGGGCGCCATCGCGCTGCTCGTCCACGTCCTCCCGCAGTACCTCCCGCCCGAGGTGACCCAACTGCTCGCCGAGAACACCGCGCTCATCGCCTAG
- a CDS encoding protein translocase SEC61 complex subunit gamma, with the protein MDVPFDLNSYVRVLKLASTPSWNEFSSIAKIAGAGIVLVGLLGFIIFAIMSFVPGAKPV; encoded by the coding sequence ATGGACGTTCCGTTCGACCTCAACTCCTACGTACGCGTGCTCAAACTGGCGAGTACGCCGTCCTGGAACGAGTTCTCATCGATTGCGAAGATCGCCGGTGCTGGTATCGTGCTCGTCGGACTGCTCGGGTTCATCATCTTCGCCATAATGAGTTTCGTCCCTGGCGCAAAGCCGGTGTAA
- a CDS encoding CinA family protein, with protein MAADSDTPVEERVGDALRERDETVAVAESCTGGLVASLVTDVPGSSDYFERSLVTYSNRAKQELLAVSRESLDAHGAVSDPVAREMARGVRDTAGTDWGVATTGVAGPGGGTAETPVGTVYIGVAFAAPWESGDSWATVTHHEFDGSRTDVKAQIARQALADLLAAAVEE; from the coding sequence ATGGCTGCTGACAGCGACACGCCGGTCGAGGAACGGGTGGGCGACGCGTTGCGGGAGCGCGACGAGACCGTCGCCGTCGCGGAGTCCTGCACCGGCGGGCTCGTCGCCTCGCTCGTCACCGACGTCCCCGGGTCGAGCGACTACTTCGAACGCTCGCTGGTGACCTACTCCAATCGGGCGAAACAGGAGCTGTTGGCCGTCTCTCGTGAATCGCTGGACGCCCACGGTGCCGTCTCCGACCCGGTCGCCCGCGAGATGGCGCGCGGCGTCAGAGACACCGCCGGCACCGACTGGGGCGTCGCGACGACCGGCGTCGCAGGTCCCGGCGGTGGGACCGCCGAGACGCCAGTGGGAACGGTCTACATCGGCGTCGCCTTCGCCGCGCCGTGGGAGTCCGGTGACTCGTGGGCCACCGTCACGCACCACGAGTTCGACGGGTCGCGGACCGACGTGAAGGCACAGATTGCCCGACAGGCCCTCGCGGACCTGCTCGCGGCCGCAGTCGAGGAGTGA
- a CDS encoding transcription elongation factor Spt5, with translation MGIYAVKTTASQERTVADMIINREEPDIHAALAPDSLTSYVMVEADDAAVFDRILDEIPHANGVVQGESSIAEVEHFLSPKPDVEGIAEGDIVELIAGPFKGEKAQVQRIDEGKDQVTVELYEATVPIPVTVRGDQIRVLDSEER, from the coding sequence ATGGGCATCTACGCAGTCAAGACCACCGCGAGCCAGGAGCGCACCGTCGCCGACATGATAATCAACCGCGAGGAGCCGGACATCCACGCCGCGCTCGCGCCGGACTCGCTGACCAGTTACGTGATGGTCGAGGCCGACGACGCGGCCGTCTTCGACCGCATCCTGGACGAGATTCCCCACGCCAACGGCGTGGTCCAGGGCGAGTCCTCCATCGCGGAGGTCGAGCACTTCCTCTCGCCGAAACCGGACGTCGAGGGCATCGCCGAGGGGGACATCGTCGAGCTCATCGCCGGCCCGTTCAAGGGCGAGAAGGCGCAGGTCCAGCGCATCGACGAGGGCAAAGACCAGGTCACCGTCGAGCTGTACGAGGCGACGGTCCCGATTCCCGTGACGGTCCGTGGGGACCAGATACGGGTGCTGGATAGCGAGGAGCGCTGA
- a CDS encoding shikimate dehydrogenase: MDVYGLIGNPVEHSLSPPMHEAGYEALDLDARYVTFEPAADAGAEAIAAADTLAVDGLNVTIPFKQDVFEAVEPAPLAERIGAVNTVDFSGETPRGYNTDAVGAVRALAHHDVKLEGTAVVVGAGGAGRAVAFGLADEGMAVRIANRTASKATTLAAEVDGATGHGLDDLDDLLADAEVLVNCTSVGMEEDATPVPESALHGDLSVLDAVYSPIETRLLRDADAAGATTVDGAWMLLYQGVEAFELWTGETAPVEAMNRALRARL, encoded by the coding sequence ATGGACGTCTACGGACTCATCGGAAACCCGGTCGAGCACTCACTGTCGCCGCCGATGCACGAGGCGGGCTACGAGGCACTCGACCTGGACGCGCGCTACGTCACGTTCGAACCGGCGGCCGACGCCGGTGCAGAGGCAATCGCGGCGGCCGACACGCTCGCCGTCGACGGGCTGAACGTCACCATCCCGTTCAAACAGGACGTGTTCGAGGCGGTCGAGCCGGCCCCTCTGGCCGAGCGCATCGGTGCGGTCAACACCGTCGACTTCTCCGGCGAGACGCCGCGTGGGTACAACACCGACGCTGTCGGTGCCGTCCGCGCCCTGGCACACCACGACGTCAAACTCGAGGGGACGGCCGTCGTCGTCGGGGCGGGGGGCGCCGGCCGAGCGGTGGCGTTCGGCCTCGCGGACGAGGGGATGGCGGTCCGCATCGCCAATCGGACGGCGTCGAAGGCGACCACTCTCGCCGCGGAGGTCGACGGGGCGACGGGGCACGGTCTCGACGACCTCGACGACCTGCTCGCCGACGCCGAGGTGCTCGTCAACTGCACCAGCGTCGGGATGGAGGAGGACGCGACGCCGGTCCCCGAGTCGGCGCTGCACGGCGACCTGTCCGTACTGGATGCCGTCTACTCGCCCATCGAGACGCGCCTGCTGCGCGATGCCGACGCCGCGGGGGCGACCACGGTCGACGGGGCGTGGATGCTCCTGTACCAGGGCGTCGAGGCCTTCGAACTGTGGACCGGTGAGACGGCTCCCGTGGAGGCGATGAACCGGGCGCTGCGTGCCCGTCTCTAG
- a CDS encoding PHP-associated domain-containing protein: MTSEGYAVDLHVKVLDEAVVRRAKDRGLDAIVYAPHFTRLPQIEKRARQFSDDELTVVPARELFANSWQKRRHVLAVGLDEPVPDFLTLSATMDELRRQAAAVLVPHPGFLSVSLGLDEIRRYQDTIDAIEVYNPKHLPHHNRRARRFASETGLPTFTSSYAHLRKTVGEAWVEFERPLTGAGEIVDALRAGEKRRVLRREGVGHQLRCALEFAHLGYENTWEKFDRVMLQGTAATHPDHVAYGGEFDDVKVY; encoded by the coding sequence GTGACGAGTGAGGGGTACGCAGTGGACCTGCACGTGAAGGTTCTCGACGAGGCGGTCGTCCGACGGGCCAAGGACCGGGGGCTGGACGCCATCGTATACGCGCCGCACTTCACGCGGTTGCCACAGATAGAGAAACGGGCGCGGCAGTTCTCCGACGACGAGCTGACCGTCGTCCCCGCCCGCGAGCTGTTCGCGAACTCCTGGCAGAAGCGACGCCACGTGCTCGCAGTCGGCCTCGACGAGCCAGTGCCCGACTTCCTGACGCTGTCGGCGACGATGGACGAACTCCGCCGGCAGGCGGCCGCCGTGCTGGTTCCCCATCCGGGCTTCCTGAGTGTGAGCCTCGGGCTGGACGAGATACGGCGCTACCAGGACACCATCGACGCCATCGAGGTGTACAACCCCAAGCACCTCCCGCACCACAATCGGCGGGCGCGGCGGTTCGCCAGCGAGACGGGACTGCCGACGTTCACGTCGTCGTACGCCCACCTGCGAAAGACCGTCGGCGAGGCGTGGGTGGAGTTCGAGCGGCCGCTCACAGGCGCCGGGGAAATCGTCGACGCACTCCGAGCGGGCGAGAAGCGGCGCGTCCTCCGCCGGGAGGGTGTCGGTCACCAGCTGCGCTGTGCGTTGGAGTTCGCGCACCTGGGCTACGAGAACACCTGGGAGAAGTTCGACCGGGTGATGCTCCAGGGGACGGCGGCGACGCACCCGGACCACGTCGCCTACGGGGGCGAGTTCGACGACGTGAAGGTGTACTAG
- a CDS encoding D-aminoacyl-tRNA deacylase has protein sequence MLAIVVSRADEASVHIGERLLERGDWETETDERRPDSEGGGTVYRQGDVELREFDGLHLELTDPAAAFDDPDLLVFASKHAGETDELLTAHHTGNFGAAEYGGADGHVARACPNALRAVVHALQEHAPDRYDVGIECTHHGPTDVGAPSMFVEVGSAEPQWDDPEAATAVAAAILDLEGVAADAPREDGTRRHLVGLGGGHYAPRFERVVRETDWSVGHVAADWTLEALEEWAEDDEQYAAVLRRAFEASAADYALLEDDRPELAATVESLGYRVVGETFVKETSGVPLDLVEALEGEVASVEDGLRFGDQATEFDGEWTVVDLPADLLAEARGIDEAAVRTLVEAETLAFGTEQNGTVVAGPFGCPDGVGTARDRLVEGLVDILREQYDSVERDGDEVVVRETAFDPELARTAGIPEGPKFGRLASGRSVEVDGEEIGPERFQRERIRRFTL, from the coding sequence ATGCTCGCCATCGTCGTCTCCCGCGCCGACGAAGCGTCCGTCCACATCGGTGAGCGACTGCTCGAGCGCGGAGACTGGGAGACCGAAACCGACGAGCGTCGTCCGGACAGCGAGGGCGGCGGCACGGTCTACCGCCAGGGCGACGTCGAACTGCGGGAGTTCGACGGGCTGCACCTCGAGCTGACCGACCCCGCGGCTGCCTTCGACGACCCCGACCTGCTGGTCTTCGCCTCGAAGCACGCCGGCGAGACGGATGAGCTACTGACGGCGCACCACACCGGGAACTTCGGGGCCGCGGAGTACGGCGGTGCGGATGGCCACGTTGCGCGGGCCTGCCCTAACGCGCTCCGCGCCGTCGTCCACGCGCTCCAGGAGCACGCGCCCGACCGATACGACGTCGGCATCGAGTGCACGCACCACGGCCCGACGGACGTTGGCGCTCCGTCGATGTTCGTCGAGGTCGGGAGCGCCGAACCGCAGTGGGACGACCCCGAGGCAGCGACCGCCGTCGCGGCGGCGATACTCGACCTCGAAGGCGTCGCCGCCGACGCCCCCAGAGAGGACGGGACCCGGCGTCACCTTGTCGGGCTCGGCGGCGGCCACTACGCACCGCGGTTCGAGCGAGTGGTGCGCGAGACGGACTGGTCGGTGGGACACGTCGCCGCCGACTGGACGCTCGAGGCGCTCGAGGAGTGGGCCGAGGACGACGAGCAGTACGCGGCGGTTCTCCGGCGAGCCTTCGAGGCCAGCGCGGCCGACTACGCCCTCCTGGAGGATGACCGTCCGGAGCTTGCGGCGACCGTCGAGTCGCTCGGCTACCGGGTGGTCGGCGAGACGTTCGTGAAGGAGACGAGCGGCGTCCCGCTCGACCTGGTCGAGGCGCTGGAAGGGGAGGTAGCGTCGGTCGAAGACGGGCTCCGGTTCGGCGACCAGGCGACCGAGTTCGACGGGGAGTGGACCGTCGTCGACCTTCCGGCAGACCTGCTCGCGGAGGCCCGCGGTATCGACGAGGCGGCCGTCCGCACCCTGGTCGAGGCCGAGACGCTCGCGTTCGGGACCGAGCAGAATGGGACGGTGGTGGCCGGCCCGTTCGGCTGCCCCGATGGGGTAGGGACTGCCCGCGATCGACTGGTCGAAGGGCTCGTGGATATCCTCCGCGAGCAGTACGACAGTGTCGAGCGAGACGGGGACGAGGTCGTCGTTCGCGAGACGGCCTTCGACCCGGAGCTCGCGCGTACCGCTGGCATCCCCGAAGGACCGAAGTTCGGCCGCCTCGCTTCGGGCCGGTCGGTCGAGGTCGACGGCGAAGAGATCGGCCCGGAGCGGTTCCAGCGCGAGCGTATACGTCGATTTACGTTGTAG
- a CDS encoding helix-hairpin-helix domain-containing protein, with protein sequence MGLLQTIKSILGLDGAQSSAASGTNGERDVDVTVEREPSTESEDAVKGTETATPEPEPDDSDADDEQTEVDSAAASEAAESDGPDESDAELESDAGTEAEAESEPEAEPASEAETEPEPEPEVESAADTEPELDFEGADDPVTEIKGIGPAYAERLTGLDIETVGDLAVADAADIAAQTDLAESRVAGWIERANDY encoded by the coding sequence ATGGGTCTGCTCCAAACCATCAAATCTATTCTCGGGCTCGACGGGGCCCAATCGTCCGCCGCCAGTGGGACGAACGGTGAGCGGGACGTGGACGTGACCGTCGAGCGCGAGCCATCTACCGAATCCGAGGACGCGGTCAAGGGGACGGAGACGGCCACGCCTGAACCCGAGCCCGACGACTCCGACGCGGACGACGAACAGACGGAGGTGGACTCCGCGGCGGCTAGCGAAGCGGCCGAAAGCGACGGTCCAGACGAATCCGACGCGGAACTCGAGTCCGACGCCGGGACGGAAGCCGAGGCCGAGTCTGAACCGGAGGCCGAACCCGCCTCGGAAGCCGAGACCGAGCCAGAACCTGAACCCGAGGTCGAATCGGCAGCAGATACAGAACCCGAACTCGACTTCGAGGGCGCGGACGACCCGGTGACCGAGATCAAAGGTATCGGCCCGGCCTACGCCGAGCGGCTCACCGGCCTGGACATCGAGACAGTCGGCGACCTCGCCGTCGCGGACGCGGCCGACATCGCCGCCCAGACGGACCTCGCGGAGAGCCGGGTCGCCGGCTGGATCGAACGGGCGAACGACTACTGA
- a CDS encoding sodium:calcium antiporter, which yields MSSLRHPLVQVAVTVALTAGWVAVFLTGTSLGTTATVAVSGLAVLGASFLLAWGAETAEKDVPRAFAIAVLAVLAVAPEYAVDALFAWNAGAGGATAEACAQFTAAEIETGVTSLAAACHDANLAIANMTGANRILIGIGWAGIAVFTVWRATKTKDPAVISREGMLSDAVQLDRDIATEITFLFLATMWAFLVPLGGGIGIFDTLFLVGLYVAYIGLVLKSDTEHGEEHVGVPKYFQNWSLPWRPIVVLLLFGYSGAMIFTAVEPFAHGLEDIGLELGIPGFFMIQWIAPLASESPELIVVAVLVNKARSTAGFNALISSKLNQWTLLIGTIAVVYSLALGRYGVLPFDSRQAAEIWITAGQSFFALSILVNFEISVRESILLFVLFISQVLVEFALIQDLLVLPITSHELLLGYTALYMLAGTALFVSRRASLVLLLGLAGDAVRTALGRDPVHPEYID from the coding sequence GTGAGCTCTCTGCGTCACCCGCTGGTCCAGGTCGCCGTAACAGTCGCGCTGACCGCTGGCTGGGTCGCCGTCTTCCTCACGGGGACGTCGCTCGGGACGACGGCGACGGTGGCAGTCAGCGGCCTCGCCGTCCTGGGCGCGTCGTTCCTGCTGGCGTGGGGGGCAGAGACCGCCGAGAAAGACGTGCCACGGGCCTTCGCGATTGCCGTCCTGGCCGTCCTGGCCGTCGCGCCCGAGTACGCCGTCGACGCGCTGTTCGCGTGGAACGCGGGGGCCGGTGGTGCGACCGCCGAGGCCTGTGCGCAGTTCACCGCAGCCGAGATAGAGACCGGGGTGACGTCGCTGGCCGCGGCCTGTCACGATGCGAACCTCGCCATCGCCAACATGACCGGCGCCAACCGCATCCTCATCGGCATCGGGTGGGCCGGCATCGCTGTCTTCACCGTCTGGCGGGCGACGAAGACGAAAGACCCCGCAGTCATCAGCCGCGAGGGGATGCTCTCCGACGCCGTCCAGCTGGACCGAGATATCGCGACCGAGATCACGTTCCTCTTTCTGGCGACGATGTGGGCGTTCCTGGTCCCGCTGGGTGGCGGTATCGGTATCTTCGACACGCTGTTCCTCGTGGGCCTGTACGTCGCGTACATCGGTCTCGTGTTGAAATCGGACACCGAACACGGGGAGGAGCACGTCGGCGTGCCGAAGTACTTCCAGAACTGGTCGCTGCCGTGGCGCCCAATCGTGGTCCTGCTGCTCTTTGGCTACTCGGGGGCGATGATATTCACCGCCGTCGAACCGTTCGCCCACGGGCTGGAGGACATCGGCCTGGAGCTGGGTATCCCCGGCTTCTTCATGATACAGTGGATTGCCCCGCTGGCCAGCGAGTCGCCGGAGCTCATCGTCGTCGCCGTCCTCGTCAACAAGGCCCGCTCGACGGCCGGGTTCAACGCGCTCATCTCCTCGAAGCTCAACCAGTGGACGCTGCTCATCGGGACCATCGCCGTCGTCTACTCGCTGGCGCTGGGCCGGTACGGCGTCCTCCCGTTCGACTCGCGACAGGCCGCCGAGATATGGATCACGGCCGGCCAGTCTTTCTTCGCGCTGTCGATTCTGGTCAACTTCGAGATATCCGTCCGGGAGTCCATCCTGCTGTTCGTCCTGTTCATCTCGCAGGTCCTCGTCGAGTTCGCCCTCATCCAGGACCTGCTGGTCCTGCCGATAACGAGTCACGAGTTGCTGCTGGGCTACACGGCGCTGTATATGCTCGCCGGCACGGCCCTGTTCGTCAGCCGCCGCGCGTCGTTGGTCCTCCTCCTGGGACTGGCAGGCGACGCCGTCCGAACCGCCCTGGGCCGCGACCCGGTCCATCCCGAGTACATCGACTGA
- the ftsZ gene encoding cell division protein FtsZ, whose translation MDSIIDDAIDEAEQEREESSSETAAESTAPRDDVSTSGQMTDEELASVVKDLETKITVVGCGGAGGNTVTRMMDEGIHGAKLVAANTDAQHLADEVEADTKILIGRKRTGGRGAGSVPKIGEEAAQENIEDIQQSIDGSDMVFVTAGLGGGTGTGSAPVVAQAAQEAGALTISIVTIPFTAEGERRRANADAGLERLRSVSDTVIVVPNDRLLDYAPSMPLQDAFKICDRVLMRSVKGMTELITKPGLVNVDFADVRTIMENGGVAMIGLGESDSENKAQDSIRSALRSPLLDVEFDGANSALVNVVGGPDMSIEEAEGVVEEIYDRIDPDARIIWGASVNNEFDGKMETMIVVTGVESPQIYGQSEAEREREAQQIGDDIDYVD comes from the coding sequence ATGGACTCGATCATCGACGACGCCATCGACGAGGCCGAGCAGGAACGGGAGGAATCGTCGTCGGAGACAGCTGCGGAATCAACGGCGCCACGGGACGACGTGTCGACGTCCGGGCAGATGACCGACGAGGAACTCGCCAGCGTCGTCAAGGACCTGGAGACGAAGATCACCGTCGTCGGCTGTGGCGGTGCCGGGGGGAACACCGTCACGCGGATGATGGACGAAGGCATCCACGGCGCGAAGCTCGTCGCAGCGAACACCGACGCCCAGCACCTCGCCGACGAGGTGGAAGCCGACACGAAGATCCTCATCGGCCGCAAGCGCACCGGCGGCCGCGGCGCGGGGTCGGTGCCCAAAATCGGCGAAGAAGCCGCCCAGGAGAACATCGAGGACATCCAGCAGTCCATCGACGGGTCGGACATGGTGTTCGTCACCGCCGGACTCGGCGGGGGGACCGGGACCGGGTCGGCACCAGTGGTCGCACAGGCTGCTCAGGAAGCCGGCGCGCTGACGATCTCTATCGTCACGATTCCGTTCACTGCCGAAGGTGAACGTCGACGGGCGAACGCCGACGCCGGGCTCGAACGTCTCCGTTCGGTCTCGGACACCGTGATCGTCGTCCCGAACGACCGCCTGCTGGACTACGCACCGTCGATGCCACTGCAGGACGCCTTCAAGATCTGTGACCGCGTTCTCATGCGCTCGGTGAAGGGCATGACCGAACTGATCACCAAGCCTGGCCTGGTCAACGTGGACTTCGCCGACGTTCGCACCATCATGGAGAACGGCGGCGTCGCGATGATCGGCCTCGGCGAGTCCGACTCGGAGAACAAGGCCCAGGACTCCATCCGCTCGGCGCTTCGCTCGCCGTTGCTCGACGTGGAGTTCGACGGCGCGAACTCCGCGCTCGTGAACGTCGTCGGCGGCCCCGACATGAGCATCGAGGAGGCCGAGGGCGTCGTCGAGGAGATCTACGACCGCATCGATCCCGACGCCCGAATCATCTGGGGCGCGTCGGTCAACAACGAGTTCGACGGCAAGATGGAGACGATGATCGTGGTCACAGGCGTCGAGAGCCCACAGATCTACGGCCAGAGCGAGGCCGAACGCGAGCGCGAAGCACAGCAGATCGGCGACGACATCGACTACGTCGACTGA
- a CDS encoding DUF7565 family protein, whose protein sequence is MPRWECAIEGDDHQFDRVEELIIHQSTEHERVKCKVCGTVVPDGYFAIKHTFDEHSRAEYVRAYDASAAEVRRRETVKETVEETANMSEVIERLEGGA, encoded by the coding sequence ATGCCACGCTGGGAGTGCGCTATCGAGGGAGACGACCACCAGTTCGACCGCGTCGAAGAGCTCATCATCCACCAGTCCACCGAACACGAGCGGGTCAAGTGCAAGGTGTGTGGTACCGTCGTTCCAGACGGCTACTTCGCCATCAAACACACCTTCGACGAACACTCGCGCGCCGAGTACGTCCGTGCCTACGACGCCTCCGCGGCCGAGGTCCGCCGGCGCGAGACGGTCAAGGAAACCGTCGAGGAGACGGCCAACATGAGTGAAGTCATCGAGCGGCTCGAAGGCGGCGCCTGA